The following proteins are encoded in a genomic region of Doryrhamphus excisus isolate RoL2022-K1 chromosome 6, RoL_Dexc_1.0, whole genome shotgun sequence:
- the rapsn gene encoding 43 kDa receptor-associated protein of the synapse, with translation MNIFMRHLGAEMGQDQTKQQIEKGLRLYQSNQTDKALQVWTKVLEKTSDPGGKFRVLGCLITAHSEMGKYKDMLKYALDQIDTAREMEDPDYLTEGYLNLARSNEKLCDFHKTVSYCKTCLNMQGTTVSLQLNGQVCLSMGNAFLGLSLFQQALESYEKALRYAHNNDDKMLECRVCCSLGNIYIHLKDYEKALFFPCKAAELVNDYGKGWSLKYRAMSQYHMSVAYRKLERLPDAMECCEESMKIALQHGDRPLQALCLLNFADIHRYRRDFDKAFPRYESALGIMTEIGNRLGQGHVHLAVAKCWLLLKEYDKALDSLERAQALADGMGNKLCTLKAHCLREGIYRSQGKQEELREQVVKFLQCVEELELYCGMCGESIGDRDQKLQALPCSHIFHLKCLQTNGTKGCPKCFKNSMKPGFV, from the exons atgaatatttttatgagGCACCTCGGAGCAGAGATGGGCCAGGACCAAACCAAGCAGCAGATCGAGAAGGGCCTGAGGTTGTACCAATCCAACCAGACTGATAAAGCTCTGCAAGTGTGGACAAAAGTGTTGGAGAAGACCTCAGATCCTGGAGGAAAGTTTCGAGTTTTGGGATGCTTGATCACGGCTCACTCGGAAATGGGGAAATATAAAGATATGCTCAAG TACGCCTTGGATCAAATCGACACGGCCAGAGAAATGGAGGACCCCGACTACCTGACCGAGGGTTATCTGAACTTGGCGCGCAGCAACGAGAAGCTGTGCGACTTCCACAAAACGGTATCCTATTGTAAGACCTGCTTAAACATGCAGGGCACCACTGTCAGTCTGCAGCTCAACGGTCAGGTATGTCTCAGCATGGGCAACGCCTTCCTGGGCCTCAGCCTCTTCCAGCAAGCTTTGGAGAGCTACGAGAAGGCCCTCCGCTATGCACACAACAATGACGATAAGATGCTGGAGTGCAGAGTCTGTTGCAGTCTGGGAAACATCTACATCCATCTGAAG GACTATGAGAAAGCCCTGTTTTTTCCCTGCAAAGCGGCCGAGTTGGTCAACGACTACGGCAAAGGCTGGAGCCTCAAGTATCGAGCCATGAGCCAGTACCACATGTCCGTAGCCTACAGGAAGCTGGAACGCCTGCCAGACGCCATGGAATGCTGCGAG GAGTCTATGAAAATCGCCCTGCAGCATGGTGACCGTCCTCTGCAGGCCCTGTGCTTGCTAAACTTTGCAGACATACACCGCTACAGGCGGGACTTTGAT AAAGCATTCCCTCGTTACGAATCTGCGTTAGGCATCATGACTGAGATTGGGAATCGTCTTGGACAAGGTCATGTGCACCTGGCTGTCGCAAAGTGTTGGCTTCTGCTCAAGGAATATGATAAG GCTCTTGATTCGTTAGAGCGAGCACAGGCGCTGGCAGATGGAATGGGAAACAAG CTGTGCACACTGAAGGCCCACTGTTTGAGGGAAGGCATCTACAGGAGCCAAGGGAAGCAGGAGGAGCTACGAGAGCAGGTGGTGAAGTTCCTGCAGTGTGTGGAGGAGCTGGAGCTCTACTGCGGCATGTGTGGCGAGTCCATCGGGGACAGGGACCAAAAGCTGCAGGCCTTACCCTGTTCCCATATTTTCCACCTCAA GTGTCTGCAGACTAACGGGACAAAAGGTTGTCCCAAGTGTTTCAAGAACTCCATGAAGCCTGGGTTTGTGTGA